The following proteins are encoded in a genomic region of Sorangiineae bacterium MSr12523:
- a CDS encoding DUF1360 domain-containing protein, protein MSNMADRAHQVIESYKGDTEEELPITAYVGLSVAFLGGFVTVLGLTVRKRKLPIRMETRDMLLIGLATHWLTRVVSRERVTIPLRAPFTRRTKSQRSGDIKEKPRGAGLRRAVGSLVTCPFCMGPWTASVLSVGLIWFPRPARWAMGMFGAVAVSDFLHHIYARVRQH, encoded by the coding sequence ATGTCCAACATGGCAGATCGAGCCCATCAAGTGATCGAGTCGTACAAGGGAGACACCGAAGAGGAGCTGCCCATCACGGCGTACGTGGGACTCAGTGTCGCGTTTCTCGGAGGCTTTGTCACCGTGCTCGGTCTCACGGTTCGAAAGCGAAAGCTCCCGATCCGAATGGAAACGAGGGACATGCTCCTCATCGGGCTCGCCACGCATTGGCTGACACGTGTCGTGAGCCGTGAGCGCGTAACCATTCCGCTGCGCGCTCCCTTCACGCGCCGGACGAAGAGCCAGCGCTCCGGTGATATCAAAGAGAAGCCGAGGGGCGCGGGGCTCCGACGCGCAGTCGGCAGCCTCGTAACATGCCCATTTTGCATGGGCCCCTGGACTGCCTCGGTGCTGAGCGTTGGGTTGATTTGGTTTCCCCGCCCGGCGCGATGGGCCATGGGGATGTTCGGAGCGGTTGCCGTCTCGGATTTTCTACATCACATTTATGCACGCGTACGGCAACATTGA